The following is a genomic window from Perognathus longimembris pacificus isolate PPM17 chromosome 20, ASM2315922v1, whole genome shotgun sequence.
GATTGGAgtgggaggcagaggtcaggaggattggggtgtgaggccaagctggggggaaaaaagttagcaagacccctccctctccccatctcaaccaacaagcttgCCTGGTGGTTCCACAGCTTTCCAGGAGGCCCTAAATAGGAGGATGGGGTGGAAAAATAAACCTAACAccttactttaaaaaacaactaaagggctgggactatggcctagtggtagagtgcttgacttgcatgcatgaagccctgggttcgattcctcagcatcacatatatagaaaaaagctgaagtggtgctgaggatcaagtggtagagtgctagccttgagcaaaaagaagccagggacagtgctcaggccctgagttcaagccccaggactggcaaaaaataaataaaaaaaaataaaacaaaaacagctgggggcatggctcagatggttgGACACCACCAGACCTGGGCTGTCAGGAGGGAGgcccctgcctctgcccttgcTTTATTTAAGGACCCTTTACCTCCCTTCTCCCCACAGGTTCTGGGGCCTCTCTTTCCCTTGAAACTGGGCGTCTCCCATGGAAAATCTGTTTTCCTAGGAAACGTCCACGTTAGTAATGACAGGAGCAGCCGGTGCCCTGTGGGTCGGCCACGCCTGAGCTGCAGATTCAGTTAGTCGGCCAGGAAATTCCATCAGTCTGGAACCTATTTAGTCAATCTGGAAATGCCAAAGAAtagttcagaaaaagaaaattgcagaACTGTTCTAAAGAGCCAAATTGAATATCCTGTAGACTGAGGGGGTAGCCTGAGCCCCCGAGAAGGAAGTGACAGTCTGATGAGTTTCGGGGTCTGGGAGACGTGTCCTTTACAGAAGGGCCTTGAGTGTGCGTGGATTTGGAGGCGGGGAGGGTCTCAGGCCTCAGGACCAGGGAGGACCGGGGAGCCCTTTGCTGGGGTTCTGCAGCCGAGCTGTCAATCACGTAGGGGTGGCTGTCAATCAGGCAGGGACACTTGCTGACTGGCCTAAGCATCTTAGCACACCAGTGCCTTGCTTCTGGGCGCAGCGGTGGCAGCTGGGTTCCCAGCTTTGACTCTAGGCAGGGGACCCGCAGGCGATCAGAGCTGTGCTGAGCTTTTGATGGGCAGCCTGTCTGGGGGAGACCTCAGTGGTGGACCGCCAGGCCTCCATGGCCCTCCAtggtcccccttcctcccctccaggcGTTGTTTTTCCCCACCAGTCCCCCAGGGGGCGCTACCGGCTCACCTTCCTCGAGGCCCAGGAGGCCTGCAGGGATCAGGGGGCTGAGGTGGCTTCTTTCCAGCAGCTCTTCCGGGCCTGGGAGGACGGCCTAGACTGGTGCAGTGCTGGCTGGCTGCGGGACACCTCCGTGCGGTGCCCCATCGTGCTCCCCCAGAAGCCCtgcgggggcctgggcctggcccccGGCGTGCGCAGCTACGGCCCGTGCCACCGGCGCCTGCACCGCTTTGATGTCTTCTGCTTCGCCCCGGCTCTCAAGGGTGAGTCCGTAGCATGGCCTGGGTGGCCCACAGTTTGTTTGGAACTGGCCTTGGGTGTTTCACCCACTAATTACCCCCCAGGAGGAGGGGCCGTGGCAGGTACTAGGGCGGGGATGGTATCTCCCAGAGCGTGACTTGAGAGGAGGGtcagttttgcattttttttctctataactAACTTGCCTCTTAAGATAACTGAGGTGTTACCCTAAGGGatagtccccccccccaaaaaaaaaatagccactgTAGACATCCAGGGTGGCTCCCTGGTCTCAGATAGTTTTCATGGCTTGGCATTGTCATCGTGAGGCCCCAGGGGTCCTTGCTGGTCATCCCTCCACTGGCCAGATTTCACACCCCACTTTCCCCAGGGCAAGTATACTACCTGGAGCACCCCGAAAAGCTGACACTGACCGAGGCCAGGGAGGCTTGTCGGGAAGACGGCGCCCACATCGCCAAGGTGGGCCAGCTCTTTGCTGCCTGGAAGTTCCGGGGCCTGGACCGCTGCGGCGCCGGCTGGCTGGCCGATGGCAGCGCGCGCTATCCCGTGGCTCACCCCCGTCCCAACTGCGGGCCCCCTGAGCCCGGGGTCCGGAGCTTCGGCTTCCCGGACCCTCGGAGCCGTTCCTAGGGCGTCTACTGTTACCATGCTCCCTAGGCCCAGGCCGCCCCAGCCTCCTTCCCTCATGGCTGGGTGTGTGTCTGTAggcttgctttgtgtgtgtgtgtgtgtgtgtgtgtgtgtgtgtgtgatgcgcACActcccagtaccagggcttgaactcagaacctgagtttttgtgctcaaggctagcgctccaccactttagccatcgctccacttccagctttctggtggttgattggagatagcctcacagacttttctgccccagctggatttgaacctccatcctcagaactcagcctcctcctgGCAAGCTAGGATAATGGGCATGGGCCACCAAGTGCCCAGATTCCACAGGTTTTGAGAGGGCTTTGTGCCTCCAGTGAGTCTGACTTGGAGAAGCTCAGAGTCATCTAGGTTAGCCCAGGACCCACCGGGGTGAGGTGTGGGGTGCAGCCCTCCCTCACGGGGCCTTGGGGAAGAAGGACATTCCCTCCTCTCCCGGTCTCCTTTCTTGTGGGTGGAGTCTGGTGGGTGTGGCCTCAGGTGCATGCGCCTTCCTGGAAATAAATGGTGCTGTGTCTCTTCCTCCACCCCAGCCTATGTCAGACTCTGTTTGGTGTCCCAGATAGTAGCCGGGTCAGTTCTGGGCTGTTGAGCCACCTGCTTGTGTGCGGGTGTGCAGGCCATGAATGATGAACGCCACCACACCGTTTCACCAGAAGCCAGAGAACCCATTTGCCTCCAAGGCAAGGTTCCTTGTTCCCAGACCGTCCGCACCTTGTCATCCTGACTCCCCCCACTTTGGGACTCAGTTtaccctctgcctcctcccaggTGAGCTACCGGTGTGAGAGCAAAGATCCAAACAATGACGGTGGTCAGACAGCTCTCtccgtgttctttttttttttttttggccagtcctgggccttggactcagggcctaagcactgtccctggcttcttcccgctcaaggctagcactctgccacttgagccacagcgccgcttctggccgttttctgtatatgtggtgctggggaatcgaacgtagggcctcgtgtatccgaggcaggcactcttgccactaggccatatccccagcccctctctccgtGTTCTTGTGTTGTGGTAGCGgttgtgtttttgagacaggatctccctGTGAAGCCCTCTCTGCTCTCAAGCtcccaatcctcctgcttctgcctcccatgttctgggactacaggcatgcaccaccacacccagctcttgtGGACGGCATGCTCACTTGCAAATGCATCTTTGCAGGCCCCCCAGACTACACAGGTGGACAGGAACCCCCAGGCACGCAcatgtgtgttcacacacacttgcacacgaACATATGAGCTCAGGCCCCATCTCACACGATCACTCTAGCATGAACCACGCACAGGGGAGCACACACTCCCTGCAGATTCACCTGACCAAGTCATGTCCCCCGACTCCACCCCACCCATCGCCcaggccacagagccccttcAGGAAACCCCGGGTCATGGTGTCCTTCTCCCACCACCCccaacataaaaaggaaaaagaaaagagatctcCTCCAATGTCTTTATTATTTATAGTTATCATAATCTTTAGttttccaaaaatataaataggTGCACGAAACACTGGTGCCTGCAccgtcctgggggagggggaggggaggggggctggcgaACTCCCCTGGGGTGGAAGTGGCCTTTCCCAGCCCTGCCGAGAGAGATGACTGCTCCAGAGATGACAGGAGCTGGAAGAGGGGCTCTGAGGGGAGTGACCCCCCCCAGGCGGCGGAGACCCCTCCGGCTGTCGGCCAGccgcccctgcccaccccctaGGCCTGACCCGTGACATGCAGTATGCGGCCCTTTGGTTCCTTTTGTCTAGTACATTCAACTGGGGTCCTGTGGAGTCTGCACTGGTCAGTTCCTCCCCGGCCCCTTCCCCTGggccccagcccccttccctctTGTTCTCCCTTGggtgtgtccccctccccctagcTCTCCGTTGGGTGAGGGGCAGGGGACAAACAAAGAGCAACTCAACTGGGCTTGGGTGAAgtccagaaacaaaaaaaataatcttctttATTTAACTtaacccctcccttctcccctgtccCTGTGCTGGTCCTTGCTTGGAAAGGCACGGTGGGCGGaaggatagatggacagatggaagaATTTCTCTGAACTCAGTCTCTGGGTCACAGTGAATTTGCTTGgctttggcttttgttgttggtggtgggggaTTAGATGCAGTTTCGGGGGGACTTGGGGGTAGGGCAGGGCATACACTATGTCGGATTTTGTGTTTCCTTCTTTAATGGGATTCCTTATAAGACAAGAAGCAACAGGGAGAGGACACCGCCTGCGCGGGGCCCTCTGGGCTCAGCATCCTGGGTACGTTGTTCTGGAAGCTTCTCTCAGTGTGCCGTGCTGGGCCAGCTCTGCTGGGCTGCCGGCCGCCAGCTCCGCTTCTGCCGTTGACTCTTGTAGGTGGCGGCTGGGATGAAGGGAGGTGAAGAAATCGGGGTGACTCTTGGGGAAGTGGGGGCTCAGCCCAGGCCCTCCCCAGCCTGCCCGTGTCCTCTCCCCTTCTGGACTTGACTTGTCTTTGAACCTTGCACCTGCTGGGACCAAGGGGCCACAGGCTGGGGGCTTgtgaccctcccctcccccacagggctCCTAGGATGTCTCGGGACACCCCTCTGGGCACGGCGTCCAACCCCGGGGGTAGTGCTCACGGTCTGTGCAGGTGACCCGTGGCTCCTCCCAGTGCCCGCTGGGCTGGCACCGGATGGTGGGCACGTGGCGCTGGACGAAGCCGTCGGTGCACTGGTACCGCACCAAGGAGTTGATCTCGTACTGGTTCCTCTTCTGTCCCAGGGTCCTGGCATGCTCCACGGTGGGGGGCTCGCCACAGGCCACTGGGGGGCAGACAGCCATAGAAACGGGGAGTCTGTGAGGACCCAAGCGGGCAGGGGACGAGACAGCCCAGGGCACGGAGCTCCACTGAGCTCTGACTGCTGGGGGCAAACGCAGCGCTAAGAATCTGGAGGTGAGCCGGgccctgggggctcacgcctgccaccccagctactcaggagactgagatctgctacttttccttccttccttccttccttccttccttccttccttccttccttccttccttccttccttccttccttccttccttccctctttccttccctccctccttccctccctccctcgctccctccctccctccctccctccctcccaccctccctccttcctttccaccctcctttccttcctttctttctcctgctggtcctggggcttgaactcagggctgggcacattacccctgagcttcttttgctcaaggctagcactctaccactttagccacagcagtgcttccagctttttctgagtagtttattggagaaaggggtctcacagactttcttgcctgtgatcctcagatctcattctcccgagtagctaggattacaggagtgagtcaccagctcctggctttaaGCTGCTAATTTCATTTCTCCTCATGatgctggaacccagggccttgtgcacagtaggcaagcactccactacagagcaaggctggcgttctaccacttgagccataccaccacgtctagtttttttttttttttttttgctgtgtaatTGGAAAGACAGTCTGTCAtattttcaaccatgatcctccagatctcagcctcccaagtggtagggattacaggtgtgagccaccacacccaacttcAGTCTGCTGATTTCTGACTTGCAAAGCCCAGCCTCACCCCCTCAGAGCGCAGGGGCCGGGCCACACTCACTGTTGACGAACTCCTGCTCCTCCTGGGTGAGGATGCTGCTCAGATGTGCCTGCAGCTCGCGACACCGCCTCTCGGCGTCCACCCAGGTCTTGCGGTCAGGGAAGTGGTGGTAGCGGTGACCTTGGAACTTGGTCCAATCCTCCTCACACACCTCCTGGTCTGCAACACATGGCAGGGGCTGGAATGGGGTGGGAGGCCAGCTGGGGGAGGGCTCCCTGCCTGCCTGGGACACAGTTTCTCAGCCTACCGTAAATGCCATGCTCTAGAGACGAGGGGCAAGTAGGCAGAGAgtttggcttggttttgtttgtgttgtttttgctGCTtactctggggcttggactaagggtctGAGcgcatccctgagcttttttgcttaaagctggtactctaccacttgagccatagctctactttgggttttttttttccctgtggttaattggagataagagtcccatgagctttcctaccctggctggctttgaactgcaatcctcaaatctcagcctccggagtaactaggatgccaggcataagccaccagctcctggcaagaGGCCTGGCCACAGGAACACCACGGGAACTTCCATTTCCTGTCCATGTCTAGGAAACAAGGACgcctttttctttcctggatGCAGTTTCCTGCCATCCCAGGCTTTCCGCCTGTGCATGCCTGTTCTGGAGGCTGGCAGAGCCCAATGGGAAGGTGGGAAGTATTGAGACTTGAGGCAGAACGTGACCGAGTGACTGCGGGGATCTCAGAGGAAGAGGGGCTATGTTCCTGGCAGGCTGGGCAGGGCCAGGAATGAAATCTGCACTCAGATCCTTGAGGCCACAACTGCATCCGCACTGGGTCTCGTGGTGGCTGGGGGCTCCGGGCTAGAGCTGGGATCCACGTCCTGACTCGTCTTTTGATTGGCAGACTGGATGAGGGGAGGGGCTTCTGACTTTGTGATGGAGAAGGGGCAGACCCCAGGGTAGGGTGGGGACAGAGGCAGGGATGTGCTGGGGGCAGCTTGTTCTTGGGCATCGCCTCCTAACACTGCCCTTGGTGCCAGCACACTGGTATAGGGAATTGGCCTCCACGGGAAGATTCACACCATGGGCATTAGGAAGTGATCAAAGTCAGGACTTCCGTTTCCACCATGAGAGCCAGTGGTTGGCAATGGCCTGCACAGTACTGGATGGAGGGAATTCCAagggcctcccc
Proteins encoded in this region:
- the Hapln3 gene encoding LOW QUALITY PROTEIN: hyaluronan and proteoglycan link protein 3 (The sequence of the model RefSeq protein was modified relative to this genomic sequence to represent the inferred CDS: inserted 2 bases in 2 codons; substituted 1 base at 1 genomic stop codon), which translates into the protein MGHLLLLLLSLWSCISSLPSHNGFYYSGHKPGTXGNSPGEGLFQGVKLVVETHEGTLFTHPGARVTLPCHYRYEPVLASTRPVRVKWWXLSENGGREQDVLAAIGHRHCSFGDYQGRTGLRQDTAGEVSLELRDLGPEDSGCYRCEVIDRLEDESGLVELELQGVVFPHQSPRGRYRLTFLEAQEACRDQGAEVASFQQLFRAWEDGLDWCSAGWLRDTSVRCPIVLPQKPCGGLGLAPGVRSYGPCHRRLHRFDVFCFAPALKGQVYYLEHPEKLTLTEAREACREDGAHIAKVGQLFAAWKFRGLDRCGAGWLADGSARYPVAHPRPNCGPPEPGVRSFGFPDPRSRSXGVYCYHAP